In Clostridium sp. SY8519, one genomic interval encodes:
- the recR gene encoding recombination mediator RecR, with translation MDYYSKQISRLIEELSGLPGIGSKSAQRLAFHILNMPKDRVEVLADTIRSARENIRYCKTCFTLTDAEECPICSNPKRDHSTIMVVENTRDLAAYEKTGQYEGVYHVLHGAISPMLGIGPEDIRLKELMQRLAGDVKEVIIATNSSLEGETTAMYISKLIKPTGIRVSRIASGVPVGGDLEYIDEVTLLRALDGRVEL, from the coding sequence ATGGATTATTACAGCAAACAGATCAGCCGGCTGATCGAGGAACTGTCCGGCCTGCCCGGGATCGGCAGCAAATCGGCCCAGCGTCTGGCATTTCATATTCTGAATATGCCCAAAGACCGCGTGGAAGTGCTGGCGGATACGATTCGCAGCGCCAGGGAAAACATCAGATACTGCAAAACCTGCTTCACTCTGACAGATGCGGAAGAGTGTCCGATCTGCAGTAACCCGAAGCGGGATCATTCCACAATCATGGTAGTTGAAAACACCAGGGACCTGGCAGCCTATGAGAAAACAGGCCAGTATGAAGGCGTCTACCATGTGCTCCACGGAGCGATTTCGCCCATGCTGGGAATCGGTCCGGAAGACATCCGCCTAAAGGAGCTGATGCAGCGTCTGGCCGGCGATGTGAAGGAAGTGATCATCGCGACGAATTCCAGCCTGGAAGGGGAAACCACAGCCATGTACATCAGCAAACTGATCAAACCCACGGGGATCCGCGTGTCAAGAATAGCCAGCGGAGTACCGGTAGGGGGAGATCTGGAGTATATTGACGAGGTGACGCTGCTGCGGGCATTAGATGGAAGAGTGGAGCTGTAA
- a CDS encoding transketolase family protein, which translates to MSEVKKIATRESYGNALAELGKEHEEIVVLDADLAGSTKTAVFQKAFPDRFFDVGIAEANMTGIAAGLAAAGKVPFISSFAMFASGRAYEQIRNSIGYPHLNVKICATHAGISVGEDGATHQCLEDLALMRVIPGMVVINPADDVEARAAVKAIYEYEGPAYLRFGRLAVPVINDRPDYKFEIGKGIVLREGKDVTLAATGLCVDGTLQAAEKLAAEGIDAEVINIHTIKPLDTELLAASAAKTGKVVTIEEHSVIGGLGGAVCEALSETCPTPVKRIGVYDQFGESGPAVELLHKYKLDAEGIYEQIKAYLG; encoded by the coding sequence ATGTCAGAAGTAAAGAAAATCGCTACAAGAGAAAGCTATGGCAATGCTTTAGCTGAACTAGGAAAAGAACACGAAGAAATTGTGGTACTGGATGCCGATCTGGCAGGATCTACAAAAACAGCTGTTTTTCAGAAGGCGTTTCCGGACCGGTTCTTTGATGTGGGAATCGCGGAAGCCAATATGACAGGCATTGCGGCAGGTCTGGCGGCAGCAGGTAAAGTGCCTTTTATCAGTTCATTCGCCATGTTTGCCAGCGGCCGTGCCTATGAACAGATCCGCAATTCCATCGGCTATCCGCATCTGAATGTAAAAATCTGCGCGACACATGCGGGTATTTCTGTGGGTGAAGACGGCGCGACCCACCAGTGTCTGGAGGATCTGGCACTGATGCGCGTGATTCCGGGCATGGTAGTGATCAATCCGGCAGACGATGTGGAAGCCCGGGCAGCAGTAAAGGCGATTTATGAATACGAAGGACCGGCTTATCTGCGGTTTGGCCGTCTGGCGGTACCGGTGATCAATGACCGGCCGGATTATAAGTTCGAAATCGGCAAGGGAATTGTATTAAGAGAAGGAAAAGACGTGACCCTGGCAGCTACCGGACTGTGTGTGGACGGGACTCTTCAGGCAGCAGAGAAACTGGCAGCAGAAGGAATTGACGCGGAAGTGATTAATATCCATACCATCAAACCGCTGGATACCGAACTGCTTGCGGCTTCCGCTGCGAAAACAGGCAAAGTGGTTACGATTGAAGAACATTCCGTGATCGGCGGCCTGGGAGGCGCGGTATGTGAAGCGCTCAGCGAAACATGCCCGACTCCGGTGAAACGAATCGGCGTGTATGATCAGTTCGGTGAATCCGGGCCGGCAGTGGAGCTGCTGCATAAATACAAACTGGATGCAGAAGGCATCTATGAGCAGATAAAAGCATATCTGGGATAA
- the dnaX gene encoding DNA polymerase III subunit gamma/tau, with translation MSYMALYRKYRPDTFEDVKGQEHITTTLKNQIRAGRIGHAYLFCGTRGTGKTTVAKIFAKAVNCENPQNGSPCGECPTCRAIADGTSMNVMEIDAASNNGVENIRQIKEEVTYAPTGGKYRVYIIDEVHMLSIGAFNALLKTLEEPPSYVIFILATTEAHKIPITILSRCQRYDFHRISVDTIADRLTELMAEEGTQVEERAIRYIAKAADGSMRDALSLLDQCISFYIGQTLTYENVLDVLGAVDTEVFRKLFLRIMEDDVTGAVAVVEELILQGRELGQFVTDFIWYLRSLLLVRASDQMEEVLDVSAENLALLRETAEQTEPEVIMRYIRVFSELSADMRYAAQKRVMLEIAIMKLCRPEMEQTQDALLDRIARLERKMEQGIPVMPASAQPAGGIPARSAAEVKTEVPAIRPNAVPEEIQQVVKNWHRIVPSFEGGLMRSYLNQAHLSLAGDNKLMLVFDDDMAYTYVSGDSNRKAVSEAISRSIGKEVELLIKENQSGRAFEDNYVDLTKVIHMDVEEEDE, from the coding sequence ATGTCTTATATGGCTTTGTACCGCAAATATCGGCCCGACACATTTGAGGATGTGAAAGGACAGGAGCATATTACAACTACATTAAAGAATCAGATTCGCGCCGGGAGAATCGGTCACGCCTATCTGTTCTGCGGCACCCGCGGCACGGGAAAAACGACTGTAGCAAAGATTTTCGCGAAAGCAGTAAACTGCGAAAATCCTCAAAACGGCAGTCCCTGCGGTGAATGTCCGACCTGCAGGGCGATTGCGGACGGAACTTCCATGAACGTGATGGAAATCGACGCGGCATCCAATAATGGCGTGGAAAACATCCGTCAGATCAAGGAAGAGGTGACGTATGCGCCTACCGGCGGCAAGTACAGGGTCTATATTATTGACGAAGTGCATATGCTGTCCATCGGCGCGTTTAACGCGCTGCTGAAGACGCTGGAAGAACCGCCCTCTTATGTAATATTTATCCTTGCGACCACAGAAGCCCACAAAATTCCGATTACGATTCTGTCCCGCTGCCAGCGTTATGATTTCCACAGAATCTCGGTGGATACCATTGCTGACCGTCTGACGGAACTGATGGCGGAAGAGGGGACACAGGTGGAAGAGCGGGCCATCCGTTATATCGCAAAAGCAGCGGACGGCTCCATGCGGGATGCGCTGAGCCTCCTGGATCAGTGTATTTCCTTTTATATCGGACAGACCCTTACCTATGAGAATGTCCTGGATGTGCTTGGCGCGGTGGATACGGAAGTATTCCGCAAACTGTTTCTGCGTATCATGGAAGATGACGTAACCGGCGCGGTTGCCGTCGTGGAAGAACTGATTCTGCAGGGCAGGGAACTGGGACAGTTTGTGACGGATTTTATCTGGTATTTGCGCAGCCTGTTGCTGGTACGGGCATCGGATCAAATGGAGGAGGTCCTGGATGTTTCCGCTGAAAACCTGGCGCTTTTACGGGAAACGGCAGAACAGACCGAACCGGAAGTGATCATGCGGTACATCCGCGTGTTTTCTGAACTTTCGGCGGATATGCGGTACGCGGCGCAGAAGCGGGTCATGCTGGAAATTGCCATTATGAAACTGTGCCGTCCGGAGATGGAGCAGACGCAGGATGCGCTTCTTGACCGGATCGCCAGACTGGAGCGCAAAATGGAGCAGGGCATCCCGGTTATGCCGGCCTCCGCGCAGCCTGCGGGCGGGATACCGGCTCGGTCTGCCGCGGAAGTGAAAACAGAGGTCCCGGCGATTCGCCCGAATGCCGTACCAGAGGAAATTCAGCAGGTAGTGAAGAACTGGCACAGAATCGTGCCGTCCTTTGAAGGCGGCCTGATGCGCAGCTATCTGAACCAGGCACATCTGAGCCTGGCAGGAGACAATAAATTAATGCTGGTATTCGATGACGATATGGCATATACTTATGTATCAGGAGACTCTAATCGGAAAGCAGTCTCTGAAGCAATCAGCCGGAGCATAGGAAAAGAAGTAGAACTTCTTATTAAAGAGAATCAGTCCGGTCGGGCATTTGAAGATAATTATGTGGATCTGACCAAGGTCATTCACATGGATGTAGAAGAAGAGGATGAATAA
- a CDS encoding MFS transporter, whose translation MEKKQNTGAFNLGWKGLVIVILGFVSCYVYSALTSDSLNVTISVFGKMGLPTSALYAMSTVATVCGILGSILFGKLMTMSTASKMWALSMILTGVFAVVWSFTNSVAIYAVGYLVCYTLTLVSAMLLGYQVIANWFPKKRGVAVGIATAGYPLSAATTTAVCSAFVTKFHGVQAYYIFIAVISFAVGFIILFFAKDFPEEKGAYPDNNRDFDFEEAAKEHQANLEYLKTSKWTIKKCLTTGRMWILWVAVGIGGFLSMGIMSNFVGKFMLVNGYQMPQILGMLAIAGIVAIPGSMFVGFLDVKLGTKKAGLIVNILAFLAILFNLTPSAPLHYISLPILGVMLGGSSNLMVSCTEAIWGRYDFRAAFRVIQPLNAIMTGVGITVVGVIGNGTAAGYLHAYQFMLVLAAVAILFMAILKVEPIDQDVR comes from the coding sequence ATGGAGAAAAAACAAAACACAGGTGCGTTTAACCTGGGGTGGAAAGGCCTGGTCATTGTCATTCTGGGCTTCGTATCCTGCTATGTCTATTCCGCGCTGACGTCGGATTCGCTGAATGTCACCATCAGTGTCTTTGGCAAGATGGGGCTGCCCACATCTGCGCTGTATGCGATGTCAACGGTAGCTACCGTCTGCGGAATTCTCGGGTCTATTCTGTTTGGCAAACTGATGACGATGAGTACCGCGTCAAAAATGTGGGCGCTCAGCATGATTCTGACCGGCGTATTTGCGGTTGTATGGTCATTTACAAACAGTGTGGCAATCTACGCGGTAGGCTATCTGGTATGTTATACCCTGACGCTGGTCAGCGCCATGCTTCTGGGGTATCAGGTAATCGCCAACTGGTTCCCGAAAAAGAGGGGTGTTGCAGTAGGTATTGCCACAGCAGGCTATCCGCTGTCCGCAGCCACAACCACTGCTGTCTGCAGCGCGTTTGTCACTAAATTTCACGGTGTGCAGGCATACTATATTTTTATTGCGGTGATTTCATTTGCGGTGGGCTTTATTATCCTGTTTTTTGCAAAGGATTTCCCGGAGGAAAAGGGAGCATATCCGGATAACAACAGAGATTTTGATTTTGAAGAAGCAGCTAAAGAGCATCAGGCCAATCTGGAATATCTGAAGACATCCAAATGGACCATTAAAAAATGTCTGACCACAGGCCGTATGTGGATCCTGTGGGTGGCAGTCGGCATCGGCGGATTTCTTTCCATGGGCATTATGTCCAACTTTGTGGGAAAATTCATGCTGGTGAACGGCTATCAGATGCCGCAGATCCTTGGAATGCTTGCGATTGCAGGTATTGTGGCCATCCCGGGATCCATGTTTGTGGGATTCCTGGATGTCAAACTGGGAACGAAAAAAGCAGGTCTGATTGTAAATATCCTTGCGTTTCTGGCAATTTTATTCAATCTGACCCCGTCTGCACCGCTGCACTATATTTCCCTGCCGATTCTCGGCGTTATGCTGGGCGGATCTTCCAACCTTATGGTGTCCTGTACCGAAGCAATCTGGGGACGTTATGATTTCCGGGCGGCATTCCGTGTCATTCAGCCGCTGAACGCGATTATGACCGGTGTCGGAATTACAGTAGTCGGTGTCATCGGAAACGGTACGGCAGCAGGCTACCTGCACGCATATCAGTTTATGCTGGTGCTGGCCGCTGTGGCCATCCTGTTTATGGCGATTTTGAAAGTAGAGCCGATTGACCAGGATGTCCGCTGA
- a CDS encoding YbaB/EbfC family nucleoid-associated protein, with protein sequence MAKRGGYPGGMPGNMNNLMKQAQKMQRQMEAASKELEEKEFTASAGGGAVEVTVTGKKEVTRIKLAEEAVDPEDIEMLEDLIAAAVNEALRQVDAESQASMSKLTGGLGGGFPF encoded by the coding sequence ATGGCCAAAAGAGGCGGATATCCGGGCGGAATGCCGGGAAACATGAACAACCTGATGAAACAGGCACAAAAGATGCAGCGCCAGATGGAAGCAGCTTCCAAAGAACTGGAAGAAAAGGAATTCACAGCATCTGCAGGCGGCGGAGCAGTGGAAGTCACTGTAACCGGCAAGAAAGAAGTCACCAGAATTAAACTGGCCGAAGAGGCCGTAGATCCGGAAGATATCGAGATGCTGGAAGATCTGATCGCAGCCGCTGTCAATGAGGCGCTGCGTCAGGTGGATGCAGAATCCCAGGCATCCATGTCCAAACTGACCGGCGGACTGGGCGGAGGCTTTCCATTCTGA
- a CDS encoding TIGR03905 family TSCPD domain-containing protein, with protein sequence MHYRYRTSGTCSQMIEFDLENGTVSNVTFLGGCNGNLQGIGRLVDGKTPEEISETLEGISCGGRPTSCPDQLAKAVKLAQAKETGA encoded by the coding sequence ACAGATATCGTACAAGCGGAACCTGCTCCCAGATGATTGAATTTGATCTGGAGAATGGAACCGTCAGCAATGTAACCTTCCTTGGAGGGTGCAACGGCAACCTGCAGGGAATCGGCCGTCTGGTGGATGGAAAGACACCGGAAGAAATTTCAGAAACTCTGGAAGGAATTTCCTGCGGCGGCAGACCCACATCCTGTCCGGATCAGCTTGCCAAGGCAGTAAAACTGGCACAGGCAAAGGAGACCGGGGCCTGA
- a CDS encoding DUF5711 family protein, with translation MSENGKTGLRPVPVDWDEIEKKIREHRRQRTRRILLIAGVIAALCVLLLLYRRFRTFTDYNVIETIDRTDSEATHFVSFGKYVIKYSNDGASMTDADNHTIWAQSFEMQDPIASVKSQYAAFAERGGKNIYIMDEKGYQAKITTDMSINKIDVSNQGNVAVLMQESNVSYLGLYSIRGTKLAEGAIHFESGGYPLDLALSPDGEQLAVSIFNISKGTGGTIVNFYNFGSGGSKSTDNLVAGYTYSGTVIPELYYTEDDTLAAFGDNQVILFNGKGSPFVRKKIKIRKKIKSVFCSDSCFGLLYTQNSDSEGSSAEIYNYKGVRKKEFSLDRNYTKAGFMGSGEIYLTDDTRCAIYERNGHQKFRGKTDTELYMIMSSGRFRKYIFIRDGKTEIVRLKTF, from the coding sequence ATGAGCGAAAATGGAAAAACCGGCCTGCGTCCAGTTCCGGTTGACTGGGATGAGATCGAAAAAAAAATCCGTGAACACCGCAGACAGCGGACACGCCGTATCCTGCTGATTGCAGGCGTGATTGCCGCGCTGTGCGTGCTTTTGCTGCTGTACCGCAGGTTCCGGACGTTTACGGATTACAATGTCATTGAAACCATTGACCGGACGGATTCCGAGGCGACGCATTTTGTATCCTTTGGAAAATATGTGATAAAATACAGCAATGACGGCGCGTCCATGACAGATGCGGACAACCATACGATCTGGGCCCAGTCTTTTGAAATGCAGGATCCGATTGCGTCGGTAAAGAGCCAGTATGCCGCTTTCGCGGAACGTGGCGGAAAAAATATCTACATCATGGATGAAAAGGGCTATCAGGCAAAAATCACTACCGATATGTCCATTAACAAGATTGATGTATCCAATCAGGGAAATGTGGCCGTGCTGATGCAGGAGAGCAATGTGAGCTATCTGGGGCTGTACAGCATCCGCGGAACCAAACTGGCGGAAGGCGCCATCCATTTTGAAAGCGGGGGGTATCCGCTGGATCTCGCGCTGTCTCCGGATGGCGAGCAGCTGGCGGTGTCCATTTTCAATATCAGCAAAGGGACCGGCGGAACCATTGTGAATTTTTATAATTTCGGATCCGGCGGTTCGAAAAGCACTGACAATCTTGTGGCCGGCTATACATACAGCGGGACGGTTATTCCGGAGCTTTATTATACCGAGGATGATACGCTGGCTGCTTTTGGGGACAATCAGGTGATTCTTTTTAACGGAAAAGGGTCTCCGTTTGTCAGAAAAAAGATTAAAATCCGAAAGAAAATCAAGAGCGTATTTTGCAGTGACAGCTGCTTCGGACTTCTGTATACACAAAACAGTGACAGTGAGGGAAGCTCAGCTGAAATCTACAATTACAAGGGTGTGCGCAAGAAGGAATTCTCACTGGACAGAAATTACACCAAGGCCGGCTTTATGGGCAGCGGTGAGATCTATCTGACGGATGATACCAGATGTGCGATTTATGAGCGAAACGGCCATCAGAAGTTCCGGGGAAAGACAGATACGGAGCTGTATATGATTATGTCTTCCGGAAGATTCAGAAAATATATTTTTATACGTGATGGAAAAACAGAAATTGTCCGATTAAAGACATTCTGA
- a CDS encoding transketolase — translation MMTKLELEKMAVEIRKGIISSVHSAKSGHPGGSLSAADIFTYLYFEELHIDPKNPKDPDRDRFVLSKGHVAPGYYAALANRGFFPVEDLLTLRHTGSYLQGHPDMKHIPGVDMSSGSLGQGFSAAVGMALAARLDRKDYRVYALAGDGEIQEGQIWEAAMYAGTKELDNLVLIVDNNNLQIDGDISWSSSPYPIDEKFKAFRFHTITIDGHDMDQIAAAFREARETKGQPTAIIAKTVKGKGVSFMENQAGWHGKAPNDEEYKIAMQELEKAGEALCQK, via the coding sequence ATCATGACAAAATTAGAACTGGAAAAAATGGCGGTTGAAATCCGAAAAGGAATCATATCAAGCGTCCACAGCGCAAAATCAGGGCATCCCGGCGGATCCCTCTCAGCAGCTGATATTTTTACATATCTCTATTTTGAAGAACTGCATATTGATCCGAAGAATCCGAAGGATCCGGACAGAGACCGTTTCGTCCTCTCCAAGGGACACGTGGCTCCCGGCTATTACGCAGCACTGGCCAACCGGGGATTTTTCCCGGTAGAAGACCTGCTTACCCTTCGGCATACCGGTTCGTATCTCCAGGGGCACCCGGATATGAAGCATATCCCCGGCGTGGATATGTCCAGCGGTTCTCTGGGACAGGGATTTTCCGCCGCAGTCGGCATGGCGCTTGCTGCCCGTCTGGACAGGAAGGATTATCGTGTATACGCGCTGGCCGGCGACGGTGAGATTCAGGAAGGCCAGATCTGGGAGGCTGCTATGTATGCAGGGACCAAAGAGCTGGATAATCTGGTGCTGATTGTTGATAATAACAATCTGCAGATTGACGGGGACATTTCCTGGTCCAGTTCTCCCTATCCGATTGATGAAAAATTCAAGGCATTCCGCTTCCATACCATTACGATTGACGGACATGATATGGATCAGATTGCCGCGGCATTCCGGGAAGCGCGTGAGACCAAGGGTCAGCCCACGGCAATTATCGCTAAGACAGTAAAGGGAAAAGGTGTGTCCTTTATGGAAAACCAGGCCGGCTGGCATGGCAAAGCGCCAAACGATGAAGAATATAAGATTGCAATGCAGGAATTAGAGAAAGCAGGTGAAGCATTATGTCAGAAGTAA